The window TAATATCGATGTCGCGAAAAACCTCGCCCCAGACATAATCAAACATAGCCATATTTACTTCTACACCTTCCCAAAGTTCTGTCGCGTCATAGTTGTAGTCAAACCAACTTTTGGGTCCCATGAACAGGCAATATGTAATAAAGGCTTTCTCAGGTGCGGCGGAGATTTCTTGAGGCAACCTAGCCAGGTTTTTAGCAAGAGCTGCTTTACGCTCAGGACAAACAGAATCATTCAGATATCGTAACGATGCAAGATGCCCTTCATGGGAGTAACTCGGACCTACACACATCATTACTAGATGAGACACATTTGCAGGATATTTCTTTGCATACTCCAGCGCCATAAATGCATGGCCTGAATGACCAATAACAATAATCTTGTCCAATCCTAACTCTTTCCTAACCAGTTCAATATCATCAACCAGTAAGTCTAACTGGTACGCAGAAGTATCTTTACAATCATTCTGAGGTGAGAAACCTCGATGATCGACAAAAACCAACTTTAGACTGTTACGAAGATTGTTAGAAAACGTTCTTGAGTAATACAGTGAACTTCCCACCACGAGGGTAGGAGTTCCGTTACCTTCAACAATATACTGGAGCTTAAAACCGCTTGAATACACATGGCCTGTTAAAGACATATTCTTACCTTGCCTAGTCTTTAGGGAAGCATCCCATTTTTGCAAATATACACCGGCAGGCTGTAAGTCTGGGGTTACACAAACATAGACGCGAAGCGGCTTCCCGAAGGGTAGCCTGCCTAAGCAGCGTCATTGAAAGTCCGCGCAGGCGGACTTCGTTTGTGTAGCCGCGACTTTAGTCGCTAGGCATTTTGACAGGCATTGGGATGCACCCGTCTTTAGCCCCCAGTCTCGACGCCCTTTTCGGTCAGAGGGTGGAGTCTTGGCAATTCCTTATTTATAGTTGGGAAGATACCGATCGCTTAGCCATCCATGTCACTTTGTATTAACCCTCACTGCCGTAAACCCGACGATCCCGATAACACTCGCAACCGCTTCTGTGAAAATTGTGGTTCTGACCTACTCTTACATGGACGCTATCGAGTGACGCGCCTCCTGAGTGACAAAAGTGGCTTTGGTATAATCTACGAATCTGACGAACAGGGGACGCCCGAAATCCTCAAAGTCCTCAAAGAGAATCTCAACAGCGACGCGAAAGCCGTAGAACTGTTCAAACAAGAAGCAGAAGTATTAGGACAGCTTTCTCATCCCGGTATTCCCAAGGTAGAT of the Allocoleopsis franciscana PCC 7113 genome contains:
- a CDS encoding alpha/beta fold hydrolase, translated to MSLTGHVYSSGFKLQYIVEGNGTPTLVVGSSLYYSRTFSNNLRNSLKLVFVDHRGFSPQNDCKDTSAYQLDLLVDDIELVRKELGLDKIIVIGHSGHAFMALEYAKKYPANVSHLVMMCVGPSYSHEGHLASLRYLNDSVCPERKAALAKNLARLPQEISAAPEKAFITYCLFMGPKSWFDYNYDATELWEGVEVNMAMFDYVWGEVFRDIDITENLDKLLSPVFLVLGRYDYLVPPAYLWEGVRDKFSNLTIRVFEKSSHAPHFEEPELFDKELIEWLFNS